tgaTACACATgatggattaaaaatttattaattattagaattattaatttattaatttgtataaaaaaattataaaaaatattttaaagcatctacattaatagacctaatattaatattatattataaaaaaactaactaagtacattttacaatcactcaatttaaaagaaacaattttatattcaatttaaaaaatattaattgatatcaaatcaaaaaataattattaagaagttgtattcataaaataaaataattttttatattttttatattagagatactttactttaatttatttatctaataacttcttttaaaatttctcaaaataataaaaaaatcataatttgatagtattttaacttccacttcacgaattaaggttagtattgcctcaaataaattatcaattgttatatatttctttaaaaaatctctttaataattaatattcatgtagaatatattttaaattttattaattattaaataatagaattattaattatctgacgtggaacgaagttgttTCTCtcaatttactattaattattagaattattaatttatagcatattaactattagaggatCGACTGTATATCATTTGAGTTTAACTCATTGAAATTTAGATCTTTTTCTATTGATATCAAAAGTAAAATTACACAATTAGAAAAAGTAATAATCACTCAAAACTATCTtatatttttgacattttatttataacatatttttaaaaaaggttaatttagtctaattttaataaatatattttaattatagctaATTAGTCATATTTATTAGAAAAGAcaattttttcacttttaattatgGCCCAACATTTTTTAACGAAAAgctattaattaaaattaggctacaattgacgaaattaaaaagtttgatcgtaattataaaattcatatcatattttcttttcaattgtTTGCTAAACAGAAACCTATTAATATCGTCATTGCTTGCATAGtcgtaaaaattaattaaagatatttttgtagaatttttttaatatttaatcaaaaatgTTCTAAACTCGACTCTCGAAGCTAAGCTAAATTGTGATTACCGTACGACGCCAGCAAATAACAATTGTAAATGTGAAAGTTTGACAATATATGTAgaccaaattaaaatataaaaaaagattagtagattaaaataattaacaacATTGAGTAAGCACTAATAAAGCTTTGATTAGTCAGTCAGCACTGTCAAATGAGACGTTAACACACTTTTTGCATTAAAATACTTCACAAAACAGATAGAAGACACACTTCAGAATGAGGTTAAGAAAATATaatcaattataataattaatgttaattaaagaaaaagaaagtcaAAGATTTTGCATTTCACTTATCAAATAAAGaattttaaagtaaattatAAGAATGCTTGTGATTGAAATTAGAGATACACATGATTAGAGAGCAAGTTTGAACGAGTTCGCACACAATTTAACTGTACTACTTATTCTTCGGACAAGTTTGAATTTGGTTTGAGTTCGATTTAAACttgttatatattaataaaattcgacttttaaattaaatttgtgctGATTTAGATTCATAtcaattttaagaaaaaaaattaatctaggGTCAAAAAGATTGAATTCAAAAGAATATTCAATCCATTGAACAATGCTAGTTCAAgtcatcaaaataaattatcaaaatgaaCACTACAAAAGCTTTATGATCAACAGTAGTATTATTagagaaaatattgatttaattattaaactaataataaacacAAGAGAGTTACAagattaattcttttttatatttatatagtattatattataaattaatatgaaacatttatgcttttagtataaattttaattgtaataaaaaaaactaaaaatattgtttgcacatctaattaatttatgtaaaaaactgtaaaaaaatTCAGAGTAAAAGTAGTACCCCCTCTCTCctaatttaattgatatttttttagtgaatcaatcaaaaaaaattagtgtatCATTCAAAAGTATATCAATtcgaattataaaaatatgatatatttattataacttaggatataaaactttaataatataccaacgagctgtagctcaaatgatataagcgctagACAGCAAATgccaaggtcgtgggttcaaatcctcccacaagcgctctcccctccccaattatcaaaaaaaaaactttaataatatattattatttttaaatagtaagtttttaaagaaaatattatGAAGACAGGAAAATTATTATTGACATATAATAAAAGAGAGAATATAAAGGAGTAAAGAGAGGCACGTGACAATCAAACGAAACAACGTGCGAGACATGTGCATCGTAGAGACGGGCCCATTTGGCCCACAATATTTTACTTGAAAAGAATCTAATCTAATTTTAGGGTCAAAAGGGGCACTAAACCATGTCTACTACACATGGCCTTTTCTTAGAGCAACCCATGTTACATTCACACCCATACCCTTTTTTGTGCATATTTTaggttttaagtttttttatttaatactacTTCTTTGGAAACATGCTTGTAATAATGGCACCTCTAGCTATAATGtcattattgtaaaaataaataaattaaagataaacaatttaaagataaaaagttGTAATTATCCTTAatgaatatatatgtatattaacCTTCAAATACATTATtctaatataaaattatcaataaaaaaaattagtatttaacatatactatatatattgatattaataaaagataaaaaatggtaaataattaattttagttagttTAACTATATATAATTGTTAATTTCTGCATTTACTCCGACAATTTATTTTGTAAGACGCAACCATCCATTCATtacaattaagaaaaaaaaataagactgaataaaatgaaaaatactaaacattgaaattatatatatttaatatctaattaatttaattaattaggactATCCTTTGATAGCAAATGGATCATATCAATTCAACAACACACTATTTTATCAACTAATTTaggaaaaattatatataaaaggaaaaaaaaagcaaaaaaaatccaGCACACATCACATGTAGAGGAGATATTGCTACCACCACCCTTTCGTATGatacaaaaaaaagtaaaaaaaaatcccGGCCGTCATCAGTGGTGGTGAGAAGAGGGAAGCGGTGTCGGAGCGGTGGCCGGAGGCAGCGGAGGCTTGCATTGGTAGCATTTAGCAAAAAGGCCAAAAGTGTCAACTTGTTTGACAAAGTTGGTGACGCTAGCCCATCCACCGAACCCGAAACCAACCACTAGAACCCACACTACTATGAAGGAATTAATCACATACATGGCGGTCCAGCTTGGGCAAAAGAAAGGAGGCTTTTCTGCTGCATTctgtaattaaaatgaaattcaagggttaaaaacaacattaaaattaaattagaaggACCTATATGTAAATGTAAAAGTAAAACAGTTAAAATGAGTAATTAGATTAGAGTTGGGGTAGAAAGAGAGGGTAAGGCAGTCAAGGCAGCCAGCTCATTTAATGACACACCAACAATAATCCAACTGTAGTATATAACTAAATGAAAATGACATACTACCTATAAATAtactatataataataatattttttaaatgtttttctctCTTTAAATTTCATTGTTCATCAATTATACTAGAACTTAATTCTATCATGATTTTGATACAAAAATTCTCCAAAACATATATTTCTCTCTTAAGTAGGGTCTACATTCTTAGTCAATCAAAATTGAAATggactaaaatttaaaaattcgaaAAATTTAATACGAGGTGGAGCTTTTTTATTCAATTACACTAAAACTTAAGTAAAAAgagtttatattcaaaattataccaaatcaaaaaaatataaatttattctaaCATCAAACTGAATGAGAACGAATTTATCAATTTAGTTATGTAATTTGATTCGCTTTAAACACAATTCCTACATAGCATGAAAATAGAAATAGTAAAACTAAAAAATCTTGATCTTGTaaccaaaaaaaattgtttttataaacTATAGTATAGTTACTTAATTCagtaatttgaaaatattatttaaaataaaactacagTATAGTTACATAATTCAGTAATTTGCAGATACtactatttaatataaaaatatgaaacatagtCAAATTGTTTTTGTGTAAAATAGATTTTCTCTTTCAATATTTCCCCCAAATCTAAGGCCTTAAATGCTATATTTGGACACTTCTCTCTCCACTCACACTCATTCACAACACTCCCACTCTACAATGTGGGAATCCCATCAAATGCGGAAAACCCACTCACTTTTTGTCATCTCCATCATATCCCTAATTCATAAAGATAATTGCAAATACACCCTTTTCTTTTTCAcccaataaaaaattaactgatacttaattaaatttgtattagGATGAATTATGAATAATAGTTCGATTTCTTTAGTTTACCTGTCTAGCAGAAGCTTTTCTGTAGGTGAGCATATGAGCTAAAGCAGGGATAATATAAACAGTGAAGCTGACCAAAAGAGCACCCACGGCGGAGTTAATCGGCCCAAAGAAAGGGAAAATAATAGCCAAAAACCATATCGGAATCACCACCGGCAGCCGTGCAAGTGCCCGGAGGCAAATGCTCTTCGTGTCGTGCATTCCGATCACTTTCTCCCACACGAAATACAACGGCGTGCatgcaaatccaaatgttataaaCTGCACCGTTCAAATTAACACTTCTGTTAATATGAAGTACTTTATAGAAGTTAGCTACGGTTAGAAATAGTTGTAATAACTGAACCTGATGAATAAGCATCAAGATAACGGCGGCGTCACGGAATCTGGTTTTGGGTAGAAGAGAAAAGGCGTTGGAATGGTTCAGAAGCTCATCGCCGAAGGCCCAGTACATGGCGGAAGCTGACGGAAGTGTTAGTGTGAAAACATAGAGTGTTGCTATCAGATATATGTATTTGAACTTTTGTGGCTTCCACATTGCATGCATTATTTCACTggaaaaaaaacaatcaaaccCATTCATTAATCAAGtattactaattaaaataaaaaaatgaaaaataaattttaatttaagacGTTACCAAGTAGAATTAGAATActccataaaattaaaaattaaaaattaaaaatagaagaaatttttaaataaattcagtctatcacgtcatcacTGAACTAAACTATCAAATTATAACACGTCAACCTAGTGATTTATTGCTGAAAAATATGTACTGATTTTGGTAAGACCGTGGGATTAAGTTCTCTCATtagtaattagaaaaaaataaggAATTATGTAAGTGAAGAAGAACCTATGAGTAAATTGCATTTGTTGTcccattttaattattattattattggttCTACTATTATTTTACCATTGGATTCTATAGTTATTACAAAAcacatgaaaaaataataaaagaatcaTAATTAGGTAACCATCGAGTCCATGATTAGGAATTATGCTACTGATAGAGACAAACAAGGACTAAGATTAGActagtttaatttattaattaagaccAAACTTGGAATTAATTACATATAGAACAAAACATGAGTATTTTTTTACTGTTCAATTTTTAATCCTAAACAGAAAATGGATAACATAATTAATACAATTTGCATGATTTTGTCTGTAACTGTAAGTCTCGAAACCCAAAAACACCGGCAAAAGCTGCTAATAGAAGAACCGTAGGaaacaagtaaaaaaaaaaaagatcaacaGTAATTAATggttaaaaagtaaaaaaagctTACACAGTCACAGCATGTCCACCAAAGGTATACAGAATGTTGGTAGCTCCGGTGAAATATAACACCAACTCTTTTGGACCACTGTGTGTTACACCTTCAACCTACAGTAATTCAACAAAAAGTTACTGTAATCAGATCACTATGATTACATTTTCATatgattgtgttttttttttttactgaagTTAATTACCTTGCCGTGAATTAAAGCTGCTGCAGTGAGATACCAGGCAGTGTAAGTGGTCATTCCAAGGCCAAGAAAGGACCAAATTCGGTAGTTATGAAAAGAAGGTATAAACACAGTAGTGGCACAGCAAGCTCCAAATATGTAAGTCCAAGTTCTCTTGTCCAGATGGTCATTTATGTAGTAAATATTACTGTTTTTGAAGTACAAAAtcatcaaaaaaatcaattcattaaacaaaacaaaaaagaacCCAGATCAGAAATTGAAGAAAGATTTTACCTTGCACAAGCAATCAGCTGTATAACAGATCCAAATAGCAAGAAAGTACAGTTGAATGCTAAACCAGCTGCTTTCCAATATGGTCCCAGTAGACCATCAAGCACTTCAAACCACTGTATGTTCAAGAATTAAATAGTTAGCTAAAATCTATTATTAtgaaaacgacaccgtttttaGTGGAAAAAATGAGATGAAAATTGAACCTGGATAACATGGTTCTTGAAATTAACATTCTCTTTTTCCTTTCTGTTTCTGTACTCAATGTAGAGTACACTGATAAGATAAGCAGTCCAGCTTCCTACAATTCCATAGAATATTTGGAAAATGATTCCTGACAGCATACCCAGTTGAGAAAATGAGTAAGGCAGTGTCAATAAAACTTGCGCCACCTGcaaatttatacaaaaaaatcaagaacacaGCTTGATTCAGTTCTTTATTATCAAGAAAACAACTTTTCAAAGAAAAGGGTATCTATAATAATACAGTAACAgtcaagaaaacaaaaaaaatcaaaaaaaaaagttgctttagtttttttttttcaagaaacATCTTTTTGAAGAAATGGGTATTTGTGATAATTCAGTAGTGATCAAGAAAATGAATTTATATACTTGATTGGAAGCACAGCTGAACCAGGCATCCCAAGCAGAGCCACCATGCCAAAGAAAGCTTTTAACACTGAGAATGGAGTGATCTTCAGCTGCTACTGATGAAGTTTCTTCTTTGCCAGTTTCATATTCTGTCTCACTAATATTAGAGACTACTATTGCTTCTTCTGCTTGCTTCTGACCCAACATTGTCTTCGTTTTTCTCTAAATCTTGAAGATCTGCAACACATAAAACGACACTACATGAGACAAAAATATAACTATAAACTACACAATCTAAAGAAAACGAAAGCCATCAGATCCAAGGAAGAAGATTCAATCAACTGACTTTTTAAAGTCTTATAATAAGTAGAAGAAAGAAAATCCAAAACAGAATAGTTCAAGAACTGAAATATTaaactaaacaaataaaaaaactaaacctTTGTGAAATGTCTCTTTCGaatttgaagaagaaaaaactcAGTGTTTTGTCACTCGAGTTATCACCTTTAAATCTCTCTGCAGCTCTTCCCTTGTTTTCAGAAtgtaaaaattgttttaaaaatcctCAATTCCAAGAATTAAGCAGCTAATAAATGTTCTCTGCAACAGCTAAATATATAGCTAGCTACTATAATTTATATGGATCTTTAGCTTTAATGCGCCTACAATCACTACAGAAAAAAGGGTACTAAGACGGCGAGCTAGCCCTGAAAAGCAGGAAAAGATTAGAAACAATGAATTATTCAAGACCCTTTTAGTTTCCTCTACTGTTTATGAACTTATCAAGAACATAACACCTTTATTAATCTCTCTGTATATAACTATATATAACTGTATTGTTGGTTTTACAAGTGGGATATGAAAGGGAAAGAACAAGAACTGAGTTAAGTTTTCCAGAGTTGAGTTGTGTGATTCGATTCCTTCACTTGTGGTTTTATGttttggagttttttttttatttttaagttgaaGTGATGAAAAAGATGAGGGGAATTTAGAGATCTAAGCTATAGAGACTTTGTTCTCATCAACTAGTTTGTAGAAGGGGACTTCACCTTGGCCATGGTCCTTTCTTTTTATAGCCCAATTAAATCTCTTTCAACGgctatctttttttatttctcctACAATTTTACTCTCCATAGGCTTAAACTTcattttcacttttattttattttggggtTTTTAGAAAATACTTGGTTAAATCAAGTGTGTTATTTCAACTACTAAGAATTGGATGTAAATGTGATAATTATACAACGATATATACTTATTATTACTCATTTATTTTGTAAGTACAAaacaatcatatacatataattTAGATAATTTCATCTTCATAGATTTCGTTTATTTTTATTCGATGACATATTATTATAGTATACGATTTGAAATAGCAAAGTAAATTAGTCTAATTTTGtattgattaataatattaaaatcaacttaaattttgtcaattgcTCGTATATCTCTtgatattcttttaaaaaattatatgatttcAAATTATCAAGGAAATTTAGTAAAGATTTTAGATtcgcttttttttttattttctactaTAACACTTcatcatattttaaattaattgaatgatcTATATTTTGGATATTCTAAACTATCATTAAATATAATGTTTGAATCAATGTGTAAATGATAAATTGATTAATTCATGATATAGGGAGTAATACAAAAGCTTTCAACTATCGACATTCAGTATTACTATGGACTGAATCAGATAGAACTCGTTAAGACAATAaatcttttttgatttttcaaattaCTAGAAAACTCTGGTCAAGTGCAAAAAGGTAGCAGTAGGCAGAGTCCTTAATTTCCAACTTCAGAATCTGTTTCCCACCACCCTAATTTTCTAGCATTATATTTCTACTATTTTATAgcaatattaaattatatacgtaaaatatacatgttctctttttgagaaaaaaaggaGTAGCAATAAGCAAGCTCAGATCCAAATCCCACTCAATAATTCCATGTATTTAACTTCCCAATTAATTCTCTTTcacacttttttattttttattttctgtaaatactcataaatatttatccaaattaaaaataatctcTTTAATTCATCTATGTCCCCCCAATCAATACGTAGATTCCCTCTCCACGCGCTAATCACCTTTCAGTTATTACACTCTCCATTTCACAGTAAACTCAGCCACCGAATTTGTTGCCACGATTGCATTAGCGAGTGGGGGTAGCAACTCCCCGTGAGAGATTCGATATGATTTCGTTAAAATCACGGGCTGCCCCGACCCATACAAACATATGAAAATGGAGGCCCATTGTTATGATTCTTGGCAATTATGAGATGGTAAATTGGCGGGTGAGGTCCCATTCCAATTAGATCATTTGGAATTGAGactaatttgaatttaaatttgtatcCTAGCGGATTGGAATCAATTTAAATGTAATCTTTAAACAATTGAAGaagatatattatttttttgacgattataatttacttttaattttttaatgaaaataaaaattatatatttatgattttataattttcccCCAACACTTTTAGATATTgatacattttaataattatgaaaGTATTCAAACTTATGGCTTTGATCTTAAGTATTTTCTTAAtctagataaaaataaatttaaattgtaaatttattaatgtttggaATTGATTATAACATaatgatataatattttatagtctaatttaattaaaaaaattatctataattaataatgaaaaaattaatgatttaaattttgatagtTCCATAAATTGAgctgtttgaaaaaaattaactattataaaaatataatcaaaataaataattatgtaatgatataaaagcaaaacaatgagaaattaaataattttcaatgTAAATTGACACTATTTACACTTTCTACAACGGCTTTTGTGATTGAAAAATTTGATgcctataaattaaaaagaataaaaggtcattgtggtctttatatttatttattataatgaaataataaaatctaatcattttaatcaattgaaaataatataatttattgttaaattaattaagaacaataatttttatttttatgtcaaGAAAGAGTAAAATTGAGTCATCTCAATCTATAAATATGTtcattttatatgattttatttagttaagtgaaaaataaattatattattttgaatttataaaaaaaattaactataaattatttaatcccGACATATAAATTCAGAAATTAGGGCGACCctttgctaaaattaaaagtggaAGGAGTAAAAGTTAATTTTGGTTTGAAGCAAGTAAAGTGTTGGGTGGAGGTAGCCGAGCCATGATGGAGCCGCGAATTAGCAAAGAATGTTGGCACGCTTATAAAGAAATGAAACACGCGCGTAATCAACACTCCACTTACCGCCGGCTCATCATAGCCCTTTTACGGCTTGCAATGGCCCATGCAACATCCACCATCCATTCTTATCCATCTCACTCTCTATGTTTATAATTACCACTCTCACAAGTTGGAGaacaacaattagggaagttcAAAGCccaatcaaaatcaattaaccaaatcaaaatcgatttagtttgaattaattaaaaattatacatagcttttgattttcaattcaatttcaATGATAATAAATGGATTATTCACTATATATTCCCACCTTTTAGTGTTTTTTCGATTTAAACACAATCTAAAAAAGTTTCACATCTCATCTAactttttcaaacttttcattttataattcaGTTTGAGTTTTATGtgtcattttttataaaaataatatcatttttgGTTGTGTGAATTACGAAAACGATGTCGTATATGTCACTTAGGCAATATATTGCCATAAAATGAAAGGTTTAGATATATAGTGCCATGTTTTTTAGATTGTGTTTAAATCGAAAAAACGCGAACGATGATAATATATAGTAACAATAActcaaaaaaaatcagtttgatTTTAGAAACCAaatcgaaaaataaattgaaatgattgatttggttcagtttgaaatatatatttttttgcttCAATTGTAACTAAGCACCTCGTAGTGACAATAGGACGAGTGTCAAAATAGATCATGTCACGAGAAATTAGTTTTCCaacataaaaaagaaattatggCTGGGGctatatatatacatgtgtATCAAATTAACTAATCAtgttatataattgttttttatgatttatattgtatttacttaaataaattacttaaatttaTCGTGCTAATTAATATATTCATATTCGacctatttaaataaatatttaaacgtattttattgatgtaatttttattcgacctatttataaaaataagttaaatttgTCGTATTTGTAAAACTCATAATTTGCGTACTATGTTCGTGTTGATTACTATTGTAAGACTCCTAAACGATATGTGTAATTGGCTAATTGGATGAgatgatctttttttttttttttaaatgttacaaaatgaGTTTTCCTAATTATGAATATTAAGTAATATCatgaactaaaatttaaaactaatttgtACTAATTTTTAATGTCCTGTCACAATGTTCTTTATATAGAAACAAAATAATAGCATGCATTTGATTAATCAATTTAAGTGAATTCTAAAAAGCAAAGACAAAGCTAGCATCATGTCTAAACAATACCAAGTGGTGTTGGCTCTTGAAATGGAAAACAAAGATGGGTGGCCGGccgtggtggtggtggtggaagTGGTGGAGCCAAGAAACTTCCACCACTACCACCATGGTTTCCCGGAAAAAGAAAAGACTATTTTACAAacctgaaaaataaatataaaataaaatgtccCATTTAAACGGGGATTTGTCTGCTGGGTGAGGGTGTACGTAATCTTTGGCTCAGCTTCCTATCCAATATccaataaaattttaggttGGTTTAGCATTTTGACCAATTAAAAAGTGCATATGATGACGTGGAATCATCCAACCAAAGAGAGCCGTTTTGATTTTGTCAAACCATTTTTATAAGACTTAGTGGCAGATGTAATGATTAGTGAATGGATTTCGACGCCTCTTCTCTTTggttttttcacttttttgaaCCATGGATaaaaacaaattttacaaaacgttgtttttgtaattatttttaattctttcgaaaaaaatttagaattgtAATGGCTTCAATTTGCCTTTATAATGGAGTAGTTTACGATGAAGCATTATTTATAgttattcattttaaattgattttattttatcaacttTCACAGTAAGAATATTTAAGAGTTAGAACATattgaaatatttgtatatcgAATGTCATGTGATTCGATTTATCAATGGTAAGGTGATATATTTATATGGTAGTTAGTTTACTATTTGGTTTGTAAATTAATgtgtattttttatgatttaaagtGGGAAATTTTTAAGTGCTTATGGAGAAATTGATCTCACATCTTTGACAATATGCTACCTAACGCATATatcatttgaattatattttattagtgaCATTAGTAGAATACTTCCTGTAAACATCTATTTTCTGGACAAGTAAAAAGTATAAAGAATTAAAGCGTTTGATGATGATTTTTAGAGAAACTTGTCTGGGTGACGAGCTAGCGATCCGCATGTTTGAATTCAAGCGGGTTAGATCAGTGCACAATGACGaatatgaaggattaaagtgtaaTTGCCGCAACTAGAGATG
This region of Mercurialis annua linkage group LG1-X, ddMerAnnu1.2, whole genome shotgun sequence genomic DNA includes:
- the LOC126664222 gene encoding auxin transporter-like protein 4; protein product: MLGQKQAEEAIVVSNISETEYETGKEETSSVAAEDHSILSVKSFLWHGGSAWDAWFSCASNQVAQVLLTLPYSFSQLGMLSGIIFQIFYGIVGSWTAYLISVLYIEYRNRKEKENVNFKNHVIQWFEVLDGLLGPYWKAAGLAFNCTFLLFGSVIQLIACASNIYYINDHLDKRTWTYIFGACCATTVFIPSFHNYRIWSFLGLGMTTYTAWYLTAAALIHGKVEGVTHSGPKELVLYFTGATNILYTFGGHAVTVEIMHAMWKPQKFKYIYLIATLYVFTLTLPSASAMYWAFGDELLNHSNAFSLLPKTRFRDAAVILMLIHQFITFGFACTPLYFVWEKVIGMHDTKSICLRALARLPVVIPIWFLAIIFPFFGPINSAVGALLVSFTVYIIPALAHMLTYRKASARQNAAEKPPFFCPSWTAMYVINSFIVVWVLVVGFGFGGWASVTNFVKQVDTFGLFAKCYQCKPPLPPATAPTPLPSSHHH